From a single Plasmodium yoelii strain 17X genome assembly, chromosome: 9 genomic region:
- a CDS encoding PIR protein produces the protein MNKQVCESFLSVWEGFPDTLTKANEYHEFKDGNFLNSYCFKDKCDHDHPLDKINAGCLFLFNKFFGSSGVFKDNAKNYINAVEYIIIWLSHMLNLKDKKGNILKNFYEIYIKNQDKYKNTIDGVDGCNYDDLIYKKNDLMNITNEKLSKFYAPFKSLCNMYNAFNETKPNCDKCLNYADEFVKKYNELNGDSSITNDSSRNKLLCTLSNDYDDFKKKHSDVKCSNLSFQAIEKPKNCVENSKQNPEQPLQRLEQISQDVSSSSSIGNKLFTVLSIFGAIAFFLGISYKYSLFGFRKRFQKQKLREKLKNIKKRVNH, from the exons ATGAATAAGCAAGTG tgtgaaaGCTTTCTGAGTGTATGGGAGGGTTTTCCCGATACATTGACCAAGGCTAATGAATATCATGAATTTAAAGAtggtaattttttaaatagttattgttttaaagatAAATGTGATCATGATCATCCtctcgataaaattaatgctggatgtttatttttgtttaataaatTCTTTGGAAGTTCTGGTGTGTTTAAGGATAAtgcaaaaaattatatcaatgctgttgaatacattatcatatggttaagtcatatgttaaacctaaaggataaaaaaggaaacattctaaaaaatttttatgaaatatatataaaaaatcaagATAAGTATAAAAATACTATAGATGGTGTTGATGGTTGTAATTATGATGatcttatatataaaaaaaatgatttgaTGAATATTACTAATGAAAAattgtctaaattttatgctccatttaaatcattatgtaacatgtataATGCATTTAACGAAACGAAACCAAATTGTGATAAATGTTTGAATTATGCTGatgaatttgttaaaaaatataatgaacttAATGGAGATTCTAGTATTACTAATGACAGTTCCCGTAATAAACTATTGTGtactttatcaaatgattatgatgattttaaaaagaaaCATAGTGATGTTAAATGTTCCAATTTATCCTTCCAAGCGATAGAAAAACCCAAAAATTGTGTAGAAAATTCTAAACAAAATCCTGAACAACCTTTACAAAGATTAGAACAAATTTCTCAAGATGTATCATCAAGCTCATCGATaggaaacaaattatttacagttttatcgatatttggtgcaatagcattttttttaggaatttcttataag tattcgttgtttggatttcggaaacgatttcaaaagcaaaaattaagagaaaaactaaaaaatataaagaagagagtgaatcattaa
- a CDS encoding PIR protein: MDIVLCTRFSTLRAFYPDELGKSTTHDFHQNGNIKNYCPNQKCNTDLDKINAGCLWLLDQLFVKNKKSDINIADYIIIWLSYMLNLKNDNNINNVNTFYDEYINKGEEYKKSTVDFTGCKSYIELINKKKNLMTINIENISKFYAAFKPLCNMYTELNANDTTDKSYLENANKFVEKYNELNEVSDITEDSPYYQVLSTLSNDYNNFKEFCNSSNVDCNDIQSLSPIKIKENSVQDSGQKFEATSSSSITNKLIPVLSIIGIIGFLLGISYKYSLFGFRKRFQKQQIREKLKK; the protein is encoded by the exons aTGGACATTGTTTTG tgtacAAGGTTTAGTACTTTAAGGGCATTTTACCCCGATGAATTAGGAAAATCTACAACACACGATTTTCATCAAAATGGGAATATTAAGAATTATTGCCCTAATCAGAAATGCAATACTGATctcgataaaataaatgctggatgtttatggTTGCTTGACCAATTATttgtgaaaaataaaaaaagtgataTCAATATTGCTGATTACATTatcatatggttaagttatatgctAAAcctaaaaaatgataataacatCAACAATGTAAATACATTTtatgatgaatatataaataaaggcGAAGAGTATAAAAAGTCTACAGTTGATTTTACGGGGTGTAAAAGTTATATTGaacttataaataaaaaaaaaaatttgatgactattaatattgaaaatatttctaaattttatgcTGCATTTAAACcattatgtaacatgtaCACTGAACTTAATGCAAACGACACAACAGATAAGAGCTATTTAGAAAATGCTAACaaatttgttgaaaaataCAATGAACTTAATGAGGTTTCTGATATTACTGAAGATAGTCCTTATTATCAAGTATTGTCTACATTGTCAAacgattataataattttaaagaatTTTGTAATAGTAGTAACGTTGATTGTAACGATATTCAATCCCTTTCAccgataaaaataaaagaaaatagtgTACAAGATTCTGGACAAAAATTTGAAGCtacatcaagttcgtcgataacaaacaaattaattccagttttatcgataatTGGTATAATAGGATTtcttttaggaatttcttataag tattcgttatttggatttcggaaacgatttcaaaaacaacaaataagagaaaagctaaaaaaataa
- a CDS encoding PIR protein, with protein MSYKVWESINTIDTYFVDDPNNSGTNISGNTLNMFFSDCNCSSDEEKIISGFIMLLNMFNDINDENIDSEKLVEYAILWLSYKLNQKKEDETIISNEFYTDYIEANSCYDKHITSDTSKNINKGVIEKKIKSMNMNIKDISNFYDPFKSLFNMYSEFGPEKNTQCKTCLESAGEFFEKYEKLKNSFDITKGYLYSKLWSSLSIDYQIFEHKYSAKCSHISPLVACPRSSVTKNILITIAIIFVTTSILLGVSYKYSLFGFRKRSQKQHLREMLKK; from the exons atgtctTATAAAGTg tGGGAATCAATTAATACGATCGATACATATTTTGTTGATGATCCGAACAACTCGGGAACAAATATTTCTGGGAATAcattaaatatgtttttctCTGATTGTAACTGTAGTAGTGATGAAGAAAAGATTATCTCTGGTTTTATAATGTTACTAAATAtgtttaatgatattaatgatgaaaatatagaTAGTGAAAAACTTGTTGAATAcgctattttatggttaagttataaactaaatcaaaaaaaagaagatgaaACGATCATATCAAACGAGTTTTATACTGATTATATAGAAGCAAATAGTTGTTATGATAAACATATAACTTCTGATActagtaaaaatattaataagggtgttatagaaaaaaaaataaaatcgatgaatatgaatattaaagatatatctaatttttatgatccatttaaatcattatttaaCATGTATAGTGAATTTGGTCCAGAAAAAAATACTCAGTGCAAGACATGTTTAGAAAGTGCTGgagaattttttgaaaaatatgaaaaacttaaaaattCTTTTGATATTACTAAAGgatatttatattctaaacTATGGTCTAGTTTATCAATAGATTATCAAATTTTTGAACATAAATATAGTGCTAAATGTAGTCATATCTCACCACTTGTAGCTTGTCCACGAAGTTcagtaacaaaaaatatactaattacaattgcaattatatttgttacaacatcaattttattgggagtttcttataag tattcgttatttggatttcggaaacgatctcaaaaacaacatttaagagaaatgctaaaaaaataa
- a CDS encoding PIR protein — MNKEVCQTLLPLRNVISNSDDGIIYQFTNDNDYCNDVECDDNAGKINARFLHIFDTLFKDKSAFEDAAKGNIYIVQYILIWLSYVLSLIESNEADNRTSFYNKYINGGKKYNKNIDDVTAYKNYKDLIDRNNYILSMDMSIISKLYDAFSTLCDIYIEFDAESSNCDNSLEKANQFVETYKKIIIDHNIGENIRYFYVLINLLTDYDNLKKKCKKFPSTPDIKKIISEHVSEATSSSITSKLIPILSILVAIPIFLGIAYKYSLFGFRKRGQKQHLREKLKK, encoded by the exons atgaataaggaagtg TGTCAAACGTTACTTCCTTTAAGGAACGTGATTTCCAATTCGGACGATGGTATAATCTATCAATTTACAAATGATAATGATTACTGTAATGATGTAGAATGTGATGATAATGCAGGTAAAATTAATGCTAggtttttacatatttttgatACATTGTTTAAGGATAAGTCTGCGTTTGAAGATGCTGCAAAAGGAAACATCTATATTGTTCAATACattttgatatggttaagttatgtGTTAAGCCTGATCGAAAGTAATGAAGCTGACAATAGAACGagtttttataataaatatataaatggtgGTAAGAAGTATAATAAGAATATAGATGATGTTACtgcttataaaaattataaggatcttatagatagaaataattatattttaagtaTGGATATGAgcattatatctaaattatatgatgcatttagtACATTATGTGACATATATATTGAGTTTGATGCAGAAAGCTCAAATTGCGATAATAGTTTAGAAAAGGCTAATCAATTTGttgaaacatataaaaaaattatcatagaTCATAACATTGGTGAAAATATCCgctatttttatgtattgattaatttattaactgATTAtgacaatttaaaaaaaaaatgtaaaaaatttcCATCCACTccagatataaaaaaaataatttctgAACATGTTTCTGAAGCTACATCAAGTTCGATAACaagcaaattaattccaattttatcgatattagttgcaataccaattttcttgggaattgcttataag tattcgttatttggatttcggaaacgaggtcaaaaacaacatttaagagaaaagctaaaaaaataa
- a CDS encoding PIR protein gives MDKDVCEKFKSIWEFFSDILDEGEYEFKEQNFLDGYCNNNKCEGNLDKINAGFYFLLNQFFWNSGSSHNVQNNINVVDYIILWLSYMLNLKNTQDNTITNLNYFYKLYIENHQKYNSFIEVINKKKELMNISNDKVSKLYNLFKILCEMYTKIDEDKKKCNNYLNDDNEFFDEYRKLLTDSDTDNGNSYYNQLLSTLSTNYNKLKNECKQISSFQPKETMQSSEDTSSSSSIGNKLISVLSIFGAIGFLLGISYKYSLFGFRKRAQKQYIREKIKNIKKKMNR, from the exons ATGGATAAAGacgtg tgtgaaaAGTTTAAGAGTATATGGGAGTTTTTTTCCGATATATTGGATGAAGGAGAATATGAATTTAAAGAACAAAATTTCTTAGATGGttattgtaataataataaatgtgaAGGTAatctcgataaaattaatgccggattttattttttgcttAATCAATTCTTTTGGAATTCTGGGTCATCGCATAATgtgcaaaataatataaatgttgttgattatattattctatggttaagttatatgttaaacctaaagAATACTCAAGATAATACCATTACCAatctaaattatttttataaattatatatagaaaatcaTCAAAAGTATAATAGTTTCATTGAggttataaataaaaaaaaagaattgaTGAATATTTCTAATGATAAAGTGTCTAaactttataatttatttaaaattttatgtgAAATGTATACTAAAATTGATGAAGACAAGAAAAAATGCAATAACTATTTGAACGATGATAATGAATTTTTTGATGAATATCGAAAACTCCTTACTGATAGTGATACTGATAATGGAAATAGTTACTATAATCAACTATTGTCTACTTTATCAactaattataataaattaaaaaatgaatgtaaACAAATTTCGTCTTTTCAACCGAAAGAAACAATGCAAAGTTCTGAAGatacatcatcaagttcgtcgataggaaacaaattaatttcagttttatcgatatttggtgcaataggaTTTCTTttgggaatttcttataag tattcgctatttggatttcggaagcgagctcaaaaacaatatataagagaaaaaataaaaaatataaagaagaaaatgaatcgttaa
- a CDS encoding PIR protein: MDKTLCKQFDTLRNYLPDELEKHKPVNFNQNENIKYYCSNGESKETECKTDLDQIKAGCLWLFEQLFVINKKRNISIVEYIIIWLSYKLNQKKYDEINNLNDFYNKYIENNTHYTSCNNDSGDCSKQLQDNMGYPNYKKIIDVRKNLLSTNIKNMSKIYDAFKLLCNVYTELGGSNTENKTYLENASKFVKKYNELNDNSDNTEDDAYYQVLSTLSNDYINLKQYCDSNSIDCNNIPPLTSSETEENGMESSEKICYDTPSFSIVKKLILALLIFSAISIFFGIFFKCSLFVLRKRAQKQYLREKLKK, encoded by the exons aTGGATAAAACCCTG tgtaaacAGTTTGATACATTGAGAAACTATTTACCCGATGAATTAGAAAAACATAAACCAGTCAATTTTAATCAAAATGAGAATATTAAGTATTACTGCTCTAATGGAGAATCAAAGGAAACAGAATGTAAGACAGATCTCGATCAAATTAAGGCTGGATGTTTATGGTTGTTTGAGCAATTGTTtgtgataaataaaaaaagaaatatcaGTATAGTTGAATACATTatcatatggttaagttataaactaaATCAAAAGAAGTATGACGAAATCAATAATCTAAATGATTTttacaataaatatatagaaaataacaCGCATTATACTAGTTGTAATAATGATAGTGGAGATTGTAGTAAGCAATTACAAGATAATATGGGATATCCAAATTATAAGAAAATCATAGATGTAAGAAAGAATTTGTTGAGtactaatattaaaaatatgtctaaaatttatgatgcatttaaattattatgtaacgTGTATACTGAACTTGGTGGAAGCAACACAGAAAATAAGAcatatttagaaaatgctagtaaatttgttaaaaaatataatgaacttAATGACAATTCTGATAATACTGAAGATGACGCATATTACCAAgtattgtctacattatcaaatgattatattaatttaaaacagTATTGTGATAGTAATAGCATTGATTGTAACAATATTCCACCCCTTACATCGTCAGAAACAGAAGAAAATGGTATGGAAAGTTCTGAAAAGATTTGTTATGATACACCAAGCTTCTCgatagtaaaaaaattaattctagctttattaatattcagTGCAATATCAATCTTTTttggaattttttttaag tgtTCGTTATTTGTATTACGGAAAAGAgctcaaaaacaatatttaagagaaaagctaaaaaaataa